A genomic window from Sphingobacterium spiritivorum includes:
- a CDS encoding glutamine synthetase III family protein, with protein MSDLRFQAVEAAGGRPKTSTQPLALQKATALYGKNVFTISKMKDFLPKNSYKQLVEIIEEGTTIDRDLAEHISQAMKSWAIANGASHYTHWFQPLTGSTAEKHDAFFEPDSDGGAIEKFTADALVQQEPDASSFPNGGIRNTFEARGYTAWDPTSPAFIFETGGGKTLCIPTVFVSYTGESLDYKAPLLKAINSIDKAAVEVAQYFDKAVTKVTPSLGIEQEYFLVDLALYNARPDLQLTGRTLFGHISAKGQQLEDHYFGAIPERVLAFMVDLENESLKLGIPLKTRHNEVAPSQFECAPMFEEINLAIDHNQLLQNVMDQVALRHSFKVLLHEKPYSGVNGSGKHNNWSLITNTGVNLLSPGKTPKNNLMFLTFFVNTIKAVHEHADLLRASIASASNDHRLGANEAPPAIISIFLGSQLDELLEEVESARVAKKVKAEANLWHGIPKIPELRLDNTDRNRTSPFAFTGNKFEFRAVGSSANSALPMTVLNAIVANQLAEFKIEVDKQIKKGTKKDLAILNVVRKYIKESKAIRFEGNGYSDEWEQEAAARGLSNIKSTPKALDIYTKESSLDLFEKMGIYSHRESEARHEILLENFYKKLQIEARVIGEIVSSLIAPAAFTYQNDLITNVKGLKDLGLPKEAYSSQLNLIERISKHANTILEEAEAMRQERKKANALEDVRERSIAYDELVKPYFDQIRYHVNKLEQIVDDSKWPLPKLRELLFIR; from the coding sequence ATGTCAGACTTAAGATTCCAGGCCGTAGAAGCAGCAGGTGGCAGACCTAAGACCTCTACACAACCATTGGCATTGCAAAAAGCAACAGCCCTTTATGGTAAAAATGTTTTTACCATCTCTAAAATGAAGGATTTTCTACCAAAAAACTCTTACAAGCAGTTGGTAGAGATCATTGAAGAGGGAACAACGATTGACCGTGACTTGGCAGAACACATCTCCCAGGCAATGAAATCCTGGGCAATTGCCAATGGAGCTTCACACTACACGCACTGGTTTCAACCATTAACAGGTTCTACAGCTGAAAAACACGATGCTTTCTTTGAGCCGGACAGTGATGGTGGCGCAATTGAAAAGTTTACTGCTGATGCATTAGTTCAACAAGAGCCGGATGCTTCCAGCTTCCCTAACGGAGGTATTCGTAATACCTTTGAAGCCAGAGGTTATACCGCATGGGATCCGACTTCCCCTGCATTTATTTTCGAAACAGGTGGTGGCAAGACCTTATGTATCCCTACCGTTTTTGTATCCTATACAGGTGAGTCTTTAGATTATAAAGCACCTTTGCTGAAAGCAATCAATTCTATTGATAAAGCTGCTGTAGAAGTAGCTCAGTACTTTGATAAAGCTGTCACTAAAGTTACTCCATCTCTGGGTATCGAGCAGGAATATTTCCTTGTAGACCTTGCCTTATACAATGCAAGACCTGACTTACAGCTTACAGGCCGTACATTATTCGGACATATTTCTGCAAAAGGTCAGCAGTTAGAAGATCATTATTTTGGAGCTATCCCTGAGCGTGTACTTGCGTTTATGGTAGATCTTGAAAATGAATCTCTGAAACTGGGTATTCCTTTGAAAACAAGACACAACGAAGTTGCGCCTTCGCAATTTGAGTGTGCTCCGATGTTTGAAGAGATTAACTTAGCTATCGACCACAATCAATTGTTGCAAAACGTAATGGACCAGGTAGCCTTACGCCACAGTTTCAAAGTGTTACTACATGAGAAACCTTATAGTGGTGTTAACGGATCAGGAAAACACAATAACTGGTCTCTGATCACAAATACAGGTGTCAACTTATTGTCTCCGGGCAAAACACCAAAAAACAACCTGATGTTCCTGACTTTCTTCGTAAATACGATCAAAGCTGTTCATGAGCATGCAGATTTGTTACGTGCATCTATCGCAAGTGCGAGCAATGATCACCGTCTGGGTGCCAATGAAGCACCACCTGCAATTATTTCTATCTTCCTGGGTTCTCAACTGGATGAATTACTGGAAGAAGTTGAATCTGCACGTGTAGCTAAAAAAGTAAAAGCTGAAGCAAACTTATGGCATGGTATTCCTAAAATCCCAGAATTGAGATTGGATAATACAGATCGTAACCGTACTTCTCCTTTCGCCTTTACAGGTAATAAATTTGAATTCCGTGCAGTAGGTTCATCTGCGAACTCAGCATTGCCAATGACAGTATTGAATGCAATTGTAGCAAATCAACTGGCTGAATTTAAAATCGAAGTAGACAAACAAATTAAAAAAGGCACGAAAAAAGATCTTGCGATTCTTAATGTTGTCCGCAAATACATCAAAGAATCAAAAGCTATCCGTTTTGAAGGTAATGGTTACAGTGATGAGTGGGAACAAGAAGCTGCAGCAAGAGGATTGTCTAATATCAAGTCTACTCCAAAAGCATTGGATATCTACACGAAAGAAAGTTCTCTTGATCTCTTCGAAAAAATGGGTATCTACAGCCACCGTGAAAGTGAAGCACGTCACGAGATTTTGTTGGAGAACTTCTACAAGAAACTTCAGATCGAAGCGCGTGTTATCGGTGAGATCGTAAGTAGTCTGATCGCTCCAGCAGCATTCACCTACCAGAATGACCTGATCACGAATGTGAAAGGATTAAAAGATCTGGGTCTTCCAAAAGAAGCATACAGTTCTCAGCTGAACCTGATCGAACGGATCTCTAAACACGCTAACACAATTCTTGAAGAAGCTGAAGCTATGCGTCAGGAACGTAAAAAAGCAAATGCTCTGGAAGATGTACGTGAGCGTTCTATTGCTTATGACGAATTGGTAAAACCATATTTCGATCAGATCCGTTACCATGTTAACAAACTGGAGCAAATCGTAGATGACAGTAAATGGCCTTTACCGAAATTGAGAGAGTTACTTTTCATTCGCTAA
- a CDS encoding DUF808 domain-containing protein → MASGFFAILDDIAALMDDVAVTSKIATQKTAGILGDDLAVNAEKATGFLSSRELPVLWAITKGSLINKLIIVPIALLLNVFFPIAIKFILVLGGFYLAYEGVEKIIEYFFHRSKKGHEVIAERKENDSEVEKTKIKSAVTTDFILSVEIVIIALGTVLDKSLTLQIITVSVVALVATIGVYGIVALIVRMDDAGYKLIKHSDDKGLLSKLGHLLVSSLPIIIKCLAVVGTVALILVSGGIFVHNIDYLHHIAPNIPSIVKEVTIGLIAGLLVVALVTGSKKLIGLFRTAD, encoded by the coding sequence ATGGCATCAGGTTTTTTTGCGATTTTGGATGATATAGCTGCTTTAATGGACGATGTAGCAGTTACGAGTAAAATAGCCACACAAAAAACAGCAGGAATACTTGGCGATGATCTGGCCGTCAATGCAGAAAAAGCGACAGGATTTCTTTCCTCACGCGAACTACCCGTATTATGGGCGATTACAAAAGGATCTTTAATTAATAAGCTTATCATAGTTCCTATTGCTTTGCTTTTAAATGTATTTTTTCCGATAGCCATTAAGTTTATACTTGTTTTAGGAGGTTTTTATCTGGCCTACGAGGGTGTAGAAAAAATTATTGAATACTTCTTTCACCGTTCGAAAAAAGGGCATGAAGTTATAGCGGAAAGAAAGGAAAATGATAGTGAAGTCGAAAAAACTAAAATAAAATCTGCTGTTACGACTGATTTTATTCTTTCTGTAGAGATTGTCATAATAGCCCTGGGTACAGTGTTGGATAAGAGCCTTACCTTACAGATTATAACTGTTTCTGTGGTGGCTCTTGTCGCTACTATCGGTGTGTACGGGATTGTGGCTTTAATTGTCAGAATGGATGATGCGGGTTATAAACTGATAAAACATTCAGATGATAAAGGTTTGTTATCTAAACTAGGGCACTTATTGGTAAGTTCACTTCCGATTATTATCAAATGCCTAGCGGTAGTGGGAACTGTCGCTTTGATACTGGTATCGGGTGGTATCTTTGTTCACAATATCGATTATTTACATCATATTGCTCCTAATATTCCTTCCATAGTAAAAGAAGTGACAATCGGACTGATAGCCGGACTTCTGGTAGTTGCCCTTGTGACAGGCAGCAAAAAACTGATTGGCCTGTTCAGAACAGCAGATTAA